The following DNA comes from Frankia casuarinae.
CGTCGGAGAAAGAGTCATCGGCGACTGAGGCGCTGTTACCGAGTACTCCGGGCAGCAGCCGCGTAACCGCTTCGAGAATCACCAGGGTCGCGGCCTCGCCCCCGGCCAGCACATAGTCTCCAATGGAGATCTCGTCATCGGCCCAGGTCTCGATCACTCTGGCGTCGATGCCCTCGTAGCGCCCGCAGCAGAACACCAGCCAGGGCTCGCGCGCCAGTTCTTCGGCGTGGCGCTGAGTGAACGGAGTCCCCGCCGGGGTCGGCACGACGACCCGGGGCCGGCTATCGGCCACTCGTGCGGTGATCTGCGACAACGCCGCGTCCCAGGGCTCGGGCCGCATGACCATCCCCGGGCCTCCCCCGTAGGGGGCGTCATCCACGGTGCGATGAACATCCGTGGTCCACATCCGCAGATCATGTGTATGGATCTGCAGGGTTCCGTGCTCCTGAGCCCGGCCCACGAGCGACAGACGCAGGGGCTCGAGATAGGCCGGGAAGATGGTGACGATGTCGGCGCGCATCGGCTGCTTTCAGAGATATCGGCTCTTTCAGAGATATCGGCTGCCTGCCCAGAAACCCGATCTACCCGCCAGCCGAAGACCGGGCCGAGGGCGCGCAGCCGACTTCCCGCCCAGGACCCGGGTTAATCGAGATCGAGCAGGCCGGGCGGCGGATCCACGACGATCCGGCCGGCGGGGGGGTCGACGGTCGGCACGATGTCACGGACGAAGGGGACGAGATGCTCGCCACCGTCCGGGCCGCCGATCGCGAGCAGGTCTCCCGCAGGGGAGTGAATGATGTCGGTGACGTGCCCCAACAACATGCCCGCCGTGGTCACCGCCCGCAGGCCGACCAGGTCCCGATCCCACCACATCTCCACGGCTTCGCCGTCACCGTCGGCGTCGTCGAGCGGCGATCCCGCCTGATCCGCGTCGATGGTCAGGAGCACGCCGCGCAGCGCCTCCGCGGCGCCACGATCGTCCACCCCGCGAAAGTGAAGCAACAGGCGGCCCGAGTGCCAATGAGCGCCGGAGACGGTGAGCGCAGTCCCCCCCCCCTCGCGACCGAGGACCGCCCCTACGACAAACCTGCGGTGGGGCACGTCGGTACGAATCTCGATCGTGACCTCACCGCGGATGCCATGCGGACGGCCGATCCGCCCGACGACGATCTCCTCAGCCACGACTTCTCGGGCAATCAGGACGAAGCTCGCGACAACGCCGACAGATCCTAACGATCCACATCGACGACGTCGATCCGAAGGCCCCGGCCTCCGACACCACCCATCACCGTGCGCAGCGCACGAGCGGTACGACCTCGCCGACCGATGACCTTCCCGAGATCTTCGGGGTGCACCCGAACCTCCAGGGTGCGTCCACGCCGACCGTTGTTCAGGTCCACCCGGACGTCGTCGGGGTGATCGACGATGCCTCGCACGAGATGTTCGAGGGCCGCCTCCAGCACCTACTGCCCCGCGGCCGGTGCGTCCGTGGCCGGGGCGGCTTCCGCTTCCTCTGCCGACCCGGACTTCTTGGCCTTCTTCGGCGTGGTCGCCGGCCGGTCCTCGGCGCCCGCGGCGGCCCGCGCGGCCGCCTGGAAGATCTCCCGCTTGTCCGCCTTTGGCTCGGCGACCTTCATCGGCGGGGGCGCCGGCAGGTTCTTGAACTTCTGCCAGTCCCCGGTGACCTTGAGGATCGCGAGGACGGGCTCGGTGGGCTGTGCACCGACCGAGAGCCAGTGCCCCACCCGCTCGGCGTCGACCTTGATGATGCTCGGGTCAGACTTGGGGTGGTACTGCCCGATGGACTCGATGACCCGACCATCCCGCTTGGTACGGGCATCGGCCACGACGATGCGGTAGTGCGGCTCGCGCATCTTGCCGAGACGCTGCAGTTTAATCTTGGTTGCCACGGTGGTCGAACGGCTCCAGACATGTCGATGACCACTGGTTTTCCATGGCTGCGCATGGAGCCCCGGTGGTGGGAAGCACCCGCGCCGGACAGCCACTCACACATCTCCCGCGCGACACCGCGAGGAATGAGGGCAGCCACACCGACGCTGGCAGGCAGGGCCTGTATTGAGCTTACAGTCTGCCAGATCGTGACCGCCGCACACGAGCGGGGAGCCCGTGCACCCGCCCCACGGCCGCATCGCGCGGGTCAACGGCCCCCGCGGGGGCCGCGCGGCGGCATCCCACCGAAGCCGTCCTGCTGCCGCATCAGCGCCGAGAGATCCGGCATGCCGTCCGGAAGCGCGGGGCCCTTCGCCGCCCGCTCCTGCGCAGTGGACTTCTGCGCCTTGGCCTGGGCCGCCCGTGCCGCCGGATTACCCTTGCGACTGGCTCCCTTGCCCTTCTTCGCGGCCTTGCGAGCCGAGGCGGCCTTCGCTCGACCCATCCCCCCCGGCATCCCCATGCCGCCAGCCATCTGTCGCATCATCTTGCGGGCCTCGGCGAACCGGTCCAGCAACTGGTTGACCTCGGTGACCGTGACCCCGGATCCACGCGCGACCCGAGCCTTGCGGGACGCCTGCAGGATCCTGGGATCACGCCGTTCCGTCGGCGTCATGGACCGAATGATCGCAACCACCCGATCGACGTCCCGATCGTCGACCTGCGCCAGTTGATCCTTCATCTGGCCCATCCCCGGCAGCATGCCGAGCAGGTTGCCGATCGGGCCCATCTTGCGGACCGCGAGCATCTGCTCGAGGAAATCCTCGAGAGTGAACTCGGAGGCGACCATCTTCGCCGCCATGGCCTCGGCCTGCTCGGCCTCGAACGCCTTCTCGGCCTGCTCGATGAGGGTGAGGACGTCACCCATGCCGAGGATCCGCGACGCCATGCGTTCCGGGTGGAAGACGTCGAAGTCGTCCAGGGCCTCACCGGTGGAGGCGAACATGATCGGCCGACCGGTCACCTGGGCGACCGAAAGGGCCGCACCACCGCGCGCGTCGCCATCGAGCTTGGTCAGGACCACGCCGCTGAATCCCACGCCATCGGCGAAGGCGCTCGCGGTCGCGACCGCGTCCTGACCGATCATCGCGTCCAGGACGAAGAGAATCTCATCCGGTGAGACGGCGTCGCGGATGTCGGCCGCCTGCCGCATCATCTCCTCGTCGACGCCGAGCCGCCCGGCCGTGTCGACGACGACCACATCGAAGACCTGCCGGTGCGCGTGCGCGAGCGCGTCGCGCGCGACGCGCACCGGATCCCCGACCCCGTTGCCGGGCTCGGGCGCGAAGACCTCCACCCCGGCCCGCGCCCCGACCACCTGCAGTTGGTTGACCGCGTTCGGACGCTGCAGGTCGGCCGCGACCAGCAGCGGGGTGTGACCCTGAGCCTTGAGCCAGCGCCCGAGCTTGCCGGCCAGGGTGGTCTTACCCGTTCCCTGCAGGCCGGCGAGCAGGATCACCGTCGGCGGGGTCTTGGCGTACCGCAGCGTCGTCGTGCCGCCGCCGAGGATCGCGACGAGCTCCTCATTGACAATCTTGATTACCTGCTGGGCAGGGTTCAACGACGCACTGACCTCGGCGCCGCGGGCACGCTCCTTCACCGCGGCCACGAAGCCACGGACGACCGGGAGCGCGACGTCCGCCTCGAGCAGAGCCACCCGGATCTCCCGCGCGGTGGCGTCGATGTCGGCATCGGTAAGGCGCCCTCTGCCACGCAGCGACGCGAAGACCTTGTCGAGGCGGCTGGAAAGGGTGTCGAACACGCGCACACACTCCGAGATCGCAGACGGACCGCAGGGACCAGCGTACGCACCCGACGACGAAGGCAGCACACCCCCGTGTCCGATCAACCGACGGCGTCACGCATCGGCCGATCGACGCGGACGCGACGTGCGCGGCCCGGCGAGGCATGCCCGCACGGACGCCGGCCTGGTCATTCACCTGCCGGGTCCGCCCTCTGCGCTGAGGAGGGCGAGACGCCTCGCCGGACGCTCACCCCCCAGCCAGGAGAACACCGAGGAACATGTCGCGGCTGACCGCGGAGCCCCACAGCTCCGCTCAGTGATGAAGCTTAGGTCACATGCCGAACGACCGGAAGGTCTTGACGCTGAGCACGTTGTGGTCTTCGTCGATCCGGCGGCCACTCGATCGATCAGCCGGCTTCGCCCAACAGCGCGTCGACGAACGCCTCCGGCTCGAAGGGAGCAAGATCGTCTGGACCCTCTCCCAAGCCGATCAGTTTCACCGGCATACCGAGCTCGCGCTGCACGGCGATGACGATCCCGCCCTTGGCCGTACCGTCCAGCTTGGTCAGCACGACTCCGGTGAGATCAACCGCCTGCGTGAACACCTGCGCCTGGACAAGCGCGTTCTGACCGGTCGTGGCGTCAAGCACGAGCAGCACCTCGTCGACCGGACCGTGCTTGCCCACCACTCTTTTAATCTTCGCCAGCTCGTCCATCAGACCTGCCTTGGTGTGCAGCCGGCCGGCGGTGTCGATCAACACGGTGTCCACGCCGCTCTGCGTGCCCTGTCGGACCGCATCGAACGCCACCGACGCCGGGTCACCCCCCTCGGCCCCGCGGACCGTGATCGCGCCGACCCGTTCACCCCAGGTCTGAAGCTGATCCGCGGCCGCGGCACGGAACGTGTCCGCCGCGCCCAGCACGACCGTACGCCCGTCCGCGACCAGCAGCCGCGCGATTTTTCCACAGGTCGTGGTCTTGCCCGTGCCGTTGACACCGACGACGAGCACGACGGCGGGACGATCCGGGGCCGTCGTGCGCAGCGATCGGTCGGTCGTCGTACCGATCTGGGCGAGCAGCTCGTCGCGCAGCATCTCCCGCACATCCGCGGGCGTGCGGGCACCGAGCACCTTCGTGCGTTCCCGCAGCGCGGCGACCAGCTCGGTGGTCGCCGTGACCCCGACGTCGGCGAGGAGCAGGGTCGCCTCCACGTCTTCCCACGCGTCCTCGTCGAGATTGTCGCCGGACAGCAGGGAGAGCAGTCCGCGACCGAGCGCGTTCTGCGAACGAGCCAGCCGCAGGCGCAGCCGGACGAGGCGGCCGGCTGCCGGCGGCGGTGCCTCCGGTGGGATCCGCTCCTGGACCGGGATCCCCGGCGCGGCCGGTATCTCGGCGAGCGGGGCGCCGACGCCATCGCTCTCCGTCGGGGATGGCGGCAGCACATCGGGAAGACCGATGTCGTCGACCGTCCTGGTCGCCGAATCGCGGGGTACCTCGGCGTCGTCACCGACCCCGGGACGGTAGTCGGCGCCCGGGCGCGGGCCTTCCTCGATGGATCGGCGGGGGCGTCGACGCAGGGCCGTGCCGGCCACCAGGCCCACGGTGGCCAGTACGACGACGGTGATGACGACGATCAGGATGAGGAGCTCCACGTACCGATCCTGACAGATGACGCCACAAGGCCGTGGCGCTCGCCCGGCGGGAGGGCGGCGGCGTCAGAGCGCCGCCCGCTCCCGCAGCCGCTGACTGATCACTGTCGTCACCCCGTCGCCCCGCATGGCCACGCCGTACAGGGCGTCAGCGATCTCCATCGTCCGCTTCTGGTGGGTGATGATGATCAGCTGCGACTTCTCACGCAGACCCTCGACGGCCTCGAGCAGTCGGCCGAGATTGCGGTCGTCCAGAGCTGCCTCGACCTCGTCGAGCACGTAGAAGGGCGAAGGGCGGGCCCGGAATATCGCGAGCAGGAGAGCGAGTGCGGTCAGTGAACGCTCCCCGCCGGACAACAGCGACAGACGCTTCACCTTTTTTCCCGGCGGCCTCGCCTCGACCTCGATGCCCGTGGTGAGCATGTCATCAGGATCGGTGAGCACCAGCCGGCCCTCACCGCCCGGGAACAGCGTCGAGAAGACGATCTCGAACTCACGGGCGGTGTCCGCGAACGCGACGGCGAAGACCTCACGCACCCGCAGATCAACCTCCTCGACGACCAGCAGAAGATCCCGGCGGGTGCTCTTGATGTCTTCGAGCTGCGCGGACAGGAACGCGGCCCGCTCCTGAAGCGCGGCGAACTCCTCGAGGGCCAGGGGATTCACCCGCCCCAGCCGGGCCAGCTGCTTCTCCGCGGTGGCGGCCCGGGCGCTCTGCTCGGCTCGATCGAACGGCGCCGCGGTGCCGTCGGGCTCATCCGGCGGGACCAGCGTGTCCGGGCCGAACTCGGCCACCAGGTCATCGGCGTCGATACCGTGCTCCTCCAGAGCCTTGGCTTCCAGGGTCTCCACCCGCAGCCGCTTCTCCGCTCGGGCCAGCTCGTCGCGATGGGCGGCGTCGCGCAGCGCCGCGAGTTCGGTGGCCAGAGCGCGCCCCTGGTCACGCACCCCGACCAGCTCCGTCTCGGCGGCCTTGCGCAGTGCGTCGGCCTCCTCCCGCCCCGCCGCGGCGCGAGCCAGCGAATGGTCCAGTCGGTCGAGAGCGACCTGAGCCGCATCCCCCATCGCCGTCGCGACGGCCGCCTGCCGCTCGCGGACCTCGTGCCGACGGGCCGCCGCGGCCCGTGCCGCCCGCTCGTTCGCCGCCGCGCGGATCAGTCCGTCGGCGCGTCCCTGCAGGCCTCGCACCCGCTCCTCGCTGGTACGGACGGCCAACCGGGCCTCGACCTCGGCGGCGCGCACGGCGGAGGTAGCCGCGACGAGCCGGTCTCGTTCATCCGGAGCCCGCTCCCCCGCCTCCGGCTGCTCCGATGTCGCGGCGAGCGACGCCTCGAGCTCGGTCAACGCTCCGTATGCCCGATCACGGGCTGTTTCGGCCCGTGATCGGGCGCCCTCCAACCGGGCGATCTCGGATGCCGCGGCCCCTCCCGAACGATCGAGCCGCGCCATCTGCTCGGACAGCGCCCGGTGCCGGGCATCGGTCCCGTGCAGCGCCGCCAGTGCCGCGTCGATGGCGGTACGGGCCCGGGTCACCTCGGCACGCGCGGGCTCGAACGCCTCGTGGGCGGACTCGACGCGACGGGTCGCCTCCGCCACGCCGGCCTCGGCCTCGTCCGCCGCGGCCTGCAGTTCGATCGCGGACGGCGGGTTCGCGCTGCCACCGATAGAGAGGGGGGCACCGATGACGTCGCCGGCGCGGGTGACCACCCGCAGGTCGGGGCGCAACGCCGTGGCCCGCTCGGCCGCCGCCAGATCCTCGACCACGACAGTCCGGGCGAGCAGGGACGACACGGCGGTACGGAACCGATCGTCACCGATCTCCACCAGGTCCAGCGCGGCAACGGCACCGGCCGGGAGCGGACCGTCGGCGCTGGCCGCCCCCGGGACGATCGCCGCGCTGCCGTCAGGGCCGGCGCAGGCGTCAGGGCCGGCGCAGGCGTCAGGCTCATCCGCGACGGTGACGGCGGCCACCAGCGCTGCTCGGCCGGCATCCGTTTCCCGCAGCCACGCAAAGGCCGCCATGGCATCCCCCGACGTGCCGACGAGCAGGGCGTCCGCCGCCGGGCCCAGCGCCGCGGCGATGGCCGCCTCCGCGCCGGCGGTCACGCTCAGGACGCCGGCCAGCCGGCCGATCACCTCGAGGGTCGGATCCAGTGCCGGAGCCGAGTCCTCCGCCGTGTTCGAGGCGGTCTGCCCGGTCTGCGCGCCGGTAGCAGCCCTCAACAGTGCCGCGGCTCCGTCGGCCGGCGAGAGGGAGAGGTGCAGCGCGTCGCATCGCGCGGCCCAGGATGCGCGGTCACGTTCGGCGCTACGCTCCTCACCGCGCAGGACCTCGAGCCGCTCGGCGGCAGCGGCATGCACTGCCACGGCCGCGCTGTGCTGCTCGGCGAGATCCTCCCGTGCGCTCTCCATCCGAGAGAGTTCGATCTCGAGGGCCGAACGTGACGCCGAGGTCTCGGTCTCCCGCTCCCGCGCGGCGTCGAGTGCCTCGGTCGTCCGTGCTATCTCGTTCTCGGCACTGGTGGCACGGGACCTGGCGGCCTCCACCTGGCCGGCAAGGCGCGCGATCTCCTCACGGCGAAAAGACGCCGCGCGTGCCGCGGCGATCAGTTCCTTCTCCTCCTGAGCGAGCGCGGCCTCGAGATCGGCACGCCTGGTGACCACCTCGGCGAGCAGATCCCGATCACGCTCCAGCCGCTCGGTGAGGGCGATTTCCTGCTCCCGGACCGCCGTGGCCTCCTGTTCCAGTTCCTCGGGGTCGCGGCGCCCACGTACGTCGTCGGTCGCGGCACGCAACAGGCGACCCCGTTCGACGGCGAGGGAACGGGTGCCCCGCAGCCGTTCCCGCAGGGATGCCAGGGCGTACCAGGTCTCCTGGGCGCCGGTGGCGCGCGGAATGATCGCCGTCAGGTCGGCCTGCAGCTGCTCCTCACGGCGGGCGGCCGCGGCGTGAGCGGCCTCGGTGGTCGTCAGCCGCGCCCGCAATGCCTCCTCGTCCGCGAGGTCGGAGGTGATCGCGACCTGGGCACGATGGAGATCGTCGGCGAGAAGGCGCAGGCGGGCGTCCCGTAGCGAAGCCTGAATCACACCGGCCTTACGGGCGATCTCCGCCTGCCGACCGAGCGGCCCTAACTGCCGACGCAGTTCGGCGGACAGATCGGTGAGGCGGGTGAGGTTCGCCGACATCGCCTCGAGCTTGCGGAGTGCCTTCTCCTTGCGTTTACGGTGTTTGAGGACGCCGGCGGCCTCCTCGATGAACGCACGGCGATCCTCCGGGCGCGCGTGCAGGACCGCGTCGAGCTGGCCCTGGCCGACGATCACGTGCAACTCTCGGCCGATACCCGAGTCGCTCATCAGTTCCTGGATATCCAGCAGGCGACAACCGGTACCGTTGATCGTGTATTCGCTCTCGCCGCTGCGGAACATCAGTCGCCCGATGGTCACCTCGGTGTACTCGATGGGGAGCGCGCCGTCCGAGTTGTCGATCGTCAGGAGTACTTCGGCGCGCCCCAAGGCCGGGCGAGCGGGCGTGCCCGCGAAGATGACATCGGACATAGTGCCGCCACGCAGGGCCTTGGCACCCTGCTCCCCCAGTACCCAGGCGATGGCGTCAACGACGTTACTCTTGCCCGACCCGTTGGGCCCGACCACGCAGGTTATTCCCGGCTCGAGATGCAGGGAGGTCGAGCTCGCAAAGGACTTGAAGCCCCGCAGGGTCAGGTTCTTGAGATGCACCAGTCTCCGGAGCGCTGGAAGGGTTCACCGGCTCGACCCGGGATGGCCGGACTCAGCCGACGTTCGACAGAGCCATCCTAGTCGGCCACCCGAAGCACCCAGCAGGCTACGCTCCGAAAAAAGTACGAAGAAGGCGGGGAGTGAGGTTGCCCGGCTCTTCCTGGACATAGAGCCGCCAAAGTGATCCGAGACACACGGGCAACATCACTGGGCAGGGACGAGCCAGCCGGGAAAACGACCGATTCGACGATCTCAGCGATCATGACGCCCGTAGAAACGGAGTCTTGCCCACGTAACCGGGCATACCCACTACGAGGGGGCGCCTCCCCGAGGAACGCCCCGCCAGCTCAGCTGAACGCCGGTTCGGCGTCGAGCGCCCGGACATCCTCCGGCACGTCGACACCACCCACCAACGCCTCGTTAACCTCACGTACTCGAGCCAGTTCTGCCTCGAGCTCCGCTACTCGGGCACGAAGCCGACGCACCTCGCAAGAGAGACGCAAGTCGCCGCCGGAACCGACGTGGCCAAAAAGGGCCTTCGCCATAGTGATGGTCCTCCACGATGAGTGACCTAGTGGGTGTCAGACAGCACAAGATCCGAACAGATCAGAGTGCGCCCCAAACAATGACTCCAGGCTCCCATGTCGAGTGACCGAAAGTCAAGAGCATGCCACATGCTCCCGAGCCGGTCCGGTGAACATGCAAAAAGCGGACGGTCATACCCACGACAGTTCCGACAACGCAGCGTCTGCAACCAGTCACTTTCGTCGAAAGTCGGTCAGATCACTCTGCGCCACCTGCCACACAGCCTCCACCCTGTCCGTCCGCCCAGGGGTGTGACCCGTCATCAACAAGTGCAGAAGGTCACGACAGGCCGGCTCCGGCCCCTCCGCGACCACCTCGACCGCCCCGTCCGGGAGGTTGGTGGCGGATCCGACCAGGCCCAGGCGCCGGCCCCGGGTACGCACGTAGTCACGAAAGCCGACGCCCTGGACAAGGCCGGCGACCCGGGCAGTGAATCGGACCACGGCGTGTCCGGACTCCCTCTGCTCCGCGGATACATCGCTCATCAGCACGGTAGGGTACTGGCCATTGTGGATACCACATACTTCCCAGACATGGCAGGCCGGCCGAAAGAGACACGGCGGCAGGGTGATCATCGGCTGGAACGGCCGGACCGGCCACGTTTCCGCCGCCGGTCCGCTGCCGTGCTACTCGCGTGTGGAGCTCTCGGCTCGGCACTCCTTCTCAGCGGTTGCGGCCAGAACTTCTCTCAGGACGGCGGCACACTACCCGTCCCACGCGCGAGCACCGATGGTGACCGCCAGGTCACCCCGGAGCCGGTCGACAGCGCAGACAAGATTATTGGTCCTGGCTACGCCCCGCCGCGTACCGCAGGGCCTACCCAGACAGCGGTGCCCAATCTGCCGGGCGGCAAGCAGTAGTCAGTACCACGCGTAACTACTACCCATACGATTTACCTCATGCCGATCGCCGGTGAGACGCGGCTGGACACCCGGCTACCCAGGCCAAGATCAGCCCGCTCGCCGGCCTGGTAGCCCGCACGACCGCCGCTCCCAGAGAGCTGGCGTGTCCTTGGCGCTCGCAACCTGGGATAGGCTCTTGCCAGGTGCGCGTCCACCCGCTGGCTTCGATTCGCCAGGACGACGGCCACCGACGGCGTCGTCGAGGGCCGGTCCGATCCGTTCTCCCGGGTCTGCGTCTGCTGGGTCTGCGCCCGCTCCCGGGCCATCCGCTCCGTCCTGGTCAGTCTCTCCGCCACCGCCACCGCGAAGCCTGCCATCCACGACCGACGAAACGCCCGCGGGTCCTCCTGGCGTGGTGGACGGGCGAGGGCCAATCCCTGTGCCTGCTGGACCAGCAACGAGGTGAACAACATCTGCACGCGGTGGATATCCGCATCCATCCCGAACAGATGAGCGGAGTGCCCCGTCCCCACTGCACGCTGCTCGGTCCGGTACACGAGCCGGCAACCAAGCGGTGCGGCAATGCCCGCGAGCAACGAGATCTTGTCCCGGGCATAGGGCGGATCGACGGCCACCACCAGGTCAGCCGCCTCGACGCGGTGCGGCGACGCCTCCTCGACCAGCGCGCGGTCGATCCCGTACTGGGCGATCAACTCGGCCGCCTTGCTGTTATAGGTTTCGCGGGCGGCCTCGCTCAGCCCCTCCGCCTCCGCCATCGCCAACAGCTTCCGTATACGACCGAGCAGGGCATCCGGATTCATCGCGTCTCCGTCCATGTCGCGTCGGGGGCAGGCCAGCCAACCGACGTGCCGGATGATGCCTCACCGATCCCGGCAGCCCGGTCTCGGTCCTGGACGAGGCGATAACTGTGAACGCCGCGGCAGGTCTGGCTCCCCACCCGACTATCGCGGACGCCACGCCCGGCACCCCACCCGAGAGCCGCGGGATTCGAACGTGTGATCGAACCTTACCACCTGGCCCGTCTTGGGTGCGGCTGGCAGGTGGGGCAAGTGAAGCTCGACCGGTTCATGAAAGCGTCCCGGCGCACCGCGTCTCCGCATCGTGTGCACGGCCGACCCGCGCGGCCATACACCTGTAGCGACCGTTCGAACAGCCCGCTGACTCCGTCCGCCGACACGTACAGGCGGTCGAAGGACGTACCGCCCACCTCAAGAGCCGCGATCATCACCGTCCGCACGCAACCCAGCAGCCTGCCGACCTCCGCCCGGGTGAGGGTCTCGGTCGGCCGCGCGTAGTGCAGCTTCGCGGCCCACAGGGCCTCATCCGCGTAGATGTTCCCGACCCCGCTGACAAGTGTCTGATCGAGCAGGGCCCGCTTCACGCCGGTACGGCGTCGACGCATCCTCTCCGTGACGAGCCGCTCGTCGAAGGCGGGATCCAGAGGATCCCTGGCGATGTGCGCGACGGGAGCAGGCAGATCCGCTTCCCCCGTTGCGACCGCCAGGCCACCGAAGGTGCGTTGATCCACAAATCGCAGTTCGCGTCCTCCGTCCGTGAAGACGAACCGGATCCGCAGATGCTTCTGGTCGGGGGTGGCGGGTGGAACGACGAGCAACTGTCCGCTCATCCCGAGATGGGCGATCAGTGCATCCCCCTGAGCCGGATGACCTGGGGGCAGGGCGGGCGGAGACATCTCGGCCAGCACGGCAGCTGATTCCTCCTCCGGTGGTTCTTCTGGAACCACCGGAGCGCACGCCGCATGGTCTACCGGCGGCTGAAGTACCAGCCACAGATACTTGCCGCGGCGTCGTGCCGCCGTTATCCGGCGGCCGACGAGCAGCGCCGAGAAGTCGGCGGCACCGGCCAGATGACGGCGCACCGCACGAGGATGGTGGACGTCAACCGATGCGATGACGCGACCGACGACACCACGTTCCAGACCGCGGCGAACAACCTCTACTTCGGGGAGTTCTGGCATGATCTCCGGTCGTCGGGTCGGGTCAGTGGGATGACACCGGACCCTCGACGTGGCTCGATGAAGCTGTTGCCACCCCTGAAGCTGTTGCCACCACTGAAGCTGTTGCCACCACCGAGCCTGTCGCCAGCGCCCAGGAAGCGAATCGGGGCAGCTGATGATCAGCCACTCTCACAGACCCGAGACCTGATCGTGATCAAGGCTGCCGACGGCGGACTTCTCGTGATTTCCGCCGGCGACGTCCGCGCCCGAACCGTCCTCCCGCCCCAAGGCTGACCGTTCCTCGAGAACCGCGAAAGCCGCGGCGGCCGCCCGCTGCTCGGCCTCCTTCTTGCTTCCCCCTTCGCCCTCGCCCAGTGGCTCTCCCGCGATCCTCGCGTAGGCGGTGAATCGCTTCGCGTGGTCCGGACCGGCCTCCTCGACGATGTATTCGGGCGGCCCGAGAGCCAGCACCGCCGTCTGTTCCTGCAGTGAGGTCTTCCAGTCAAGCCCTGCGCCTCGGCCGGCGGCCTCGTCCAGCAAGGGATCGAAGAGACGGTGCACGAAACCGGAGGCCACGTCGAGGCCTGAGGACAGATAGACCGCCCCGATGATGGCCTCGAGGGTGTCGGCGAGAATGCTCGCCTTGTCGCGC
Coding sequences within:
- the smc gene encoding chromosome segregation protein SMC, which produces MHLKNLTLRGFKSFASSTSLHLEPGITCVVGPNGSGKSNVVDAIAWVLGEQGAKALRGGTMSDVIFAGTPARPALGRAEVLLTIDNSDGALPIEYTEVTIGRLMFRSGESEYTINGTGCRLLDIQELMSDSGIGRELHVIVGQGQLDAVLHARPEDRRAFIEEAAGVLKHRKRKEKALRKLEAMSANLTRLTDLSAELRRQLGPLGRQAEIARKAGVIQASLRDARLRLLADDLHRAQVAITSDLADEEALRARLTTTEAAHAAAARREEQLQADLTAIIPRATGAQETWYALASLRERLRGTRSLAVERGRLLRAATDDVRGRRDPEELEQEATAVREQEIALTERLERDRDLLAEVVTRRADLEAALAQEEKELIAAARAASFRREEIARLAGQVEAARSRATSAENEIARTTEALDAARERETETSASRSALEIELSRMESAREDLAEQHSAAVAVHAAAAERLEVLRGEERSAERDRASWAARCDALHLSLSPADGAAALLRAATGAQTGQTASNTAEDSAPALDPTLEVIGRLAGVLSVTAGAEAAIAAALGPAADALLVGTSGDAMAAFAWLRETDAGRAALVAAVTVADEPDACAGPDACAGPDGSAAIVPGAASADGPLPAGAVAALDLVEIGDDRFRTAVSSLLARTVVVEDLAAAERATALRPDLRVVTRAGDVIGAPLSIGGSANPPSAIELQAAADEAEAGVAEATRRVESAHEAFEPARAEVTRARTAIDAALAALHGTDARHRALSEQMARLDRSGGAAASEIARLEGARSRAETARDRAYGALTELEASLAATSEQPEAGERAPDERDRLVAATSAVRAAEVEARLAVRTSEERVRGLQGRADGLIRAAANERAARAAAARRHEVRERQAAVATAMGDAAQVALDRLDHSLARAAAGREEADALRKAAETELVGVRDQGRALATELAALRDAAHRDELARAEKRLRVETLEAKALEEHGIDADDLVAEFGPDTLVPPDEPDGTAAPFDRAEQSARAATAEKQLARLGRVNPLALEEFAALQERAAFLSAQLEDIKSTRRDLLLVVEEVDLRVREVFAVAFADTAREFEIVFSTLFPGGEGRLVLTDPDDMLTTGIEVEARPPGKKVKRLSLLSGGERSLTALALLLAIFRARPSPFYVLDEVEAALDDRNLGRLLEAVEGLREKSQLIIITHQKRTMEIADALYGVAMRGDGVTTVISQRLRERAAL
- a CDS encoding acylphosphatase; this translates as MSDVSAEQRESGHAVVRFTARVAGLVQGVGFRDYVRTRGRRLGLVGSATNLPDGAVEVVAEGPEPACRDLLHLLMTGHTPGRTDRVEAVWQVAQSDLTDFRRK
- a CDS encoding DUF2786 domain-containing protein, with translation MNPDALLGRIRKLLAMAEAEGLSEAARETYNSKAAELIAQYGIDRALVEEASPHRVEAADLVVAVDPPYARDKISLLAGIAAPLGCRLVYRTEQRAVGTGHSAHLFGMDADIHRVQMLFTSLLVQQAQGLALARPPRQEDPRAFRRSWMAGFAVAVAERLTRTERMARERAQTQQTQTRENGSDRPSTTPSVAVVLANRSQRVDAHLARAYPRLRAPRTRQLSGSGGRAGYQAGERADLGLGSRVSSRVSPAIGMR
- the mutM gene encoding bifunctional DNA-formamidopyrimidine glycosylase/DNA-(apurinic or apyrimidinic site) lyase encodes the protein MPELPEVEVVRRGLERGVVGRVIASVDVHHPRAVRRHLAGAADFSALLVGRRITAARRRGKYLWLVLQPPVDHAACAPVVPEEPPEEESAAVLAEMSPPALPPGHPAQGDALIAHLGMSGQLLVVPPATPDQKHLRIRFVFTDGGRELRFVDQRTFGGLAVATGEADLPAPVAHIARDPLDPAFDERLVTERMRRRRTGVKRALLDQTLVSGVGNIYADEALWAAKLHYARPTETLTRAEVGRLLGCVRTVMIAALEVGGTSFDRLYVSADGVSGLFERSLQVYGRAGRPCTRCGDAVRRDAFMNRSSFTCPTCQPHPRRARW
- the rnc gene encoding ribonuclease III, with protein sequence MTRQLPPPPPRDGLIEVLEVAIDPELLDRALTHRSYAYEKGGLPTNERLEFLGDAVLGLVVTAALFIRHPDLPEGQLAKQRASVVNMRALADVARGIGPTGLGPYLLLGRGEETTGGRDKASILADTLEAIIGAVYLSSGLDVASGFVHRLFDPLLDEAAGRGAGLDWKTSLQEQTAVLALGPPEYIVEEAGPDHAKRFTAYARIAGEPLGEGEGGSKKEAEQRAAAAAFAVLEERSALGREDGSGADVAGGNHEKSAVGSLDHDQVSGL